Proteins found in one Candidatus Hydrogenedentota bacterium genomic segment:
- a CDS encoding alginate export family protein, whose translation MSTRFRGLALSVAAAFAVATGAELQNMEVGGQIIVLGEYYTNVAPSDDGLRIPASWLRGRPIGTGLGEGIFSGFAFDRDELDSAAVSQWTRFSVEADFTEGVTTYIEFDHVGVWGTTFRSNYVTGVDAAGADPVKLYQAYIQTNEMFDRPLSLRLGRQELRLGSEWLSGGNDDGPAPSWGLSFDGARATYGLDDITIDAWAMKLAEDTTGEQDGDTNFYGVYGSYTGIENLTLDAYWMYIHDGGSLNDTTGSILTEGIEDFFGVDAYEPTRLHTVGLRTSAVFGRWDLEAELAYQFGDASQAGSLFRPVFYGDDSADYDNLGLNLQLGYALDIAWDPRVYVAFAWLEGEDNRDITAFDRAASFLNPFYTRDASVSFNRLFSNWSYSGVLDGTDLTNAYIFHTGLNLLPTEKIEVAFDLGYYLADETFDQPRLFLFPFWTRESDDELGFEFDISMTYNYSEDLYSSIGWDHLFVGEGLEDGNFIGGNGLDFVGGSDGDDVDYLYFETGIFF comes from the coding sequence ATGAGCACCAGGTTTCGGGGTTTGGCATTGAGCGTCGCTGCGGCTTTCGCGGTCGCCACGGGAGCGGAGCTGCAGAATATGGAGGTGGGCGGTCAGATCATTGTACTGGGAGAGTACTACACGAACGTCGCACCCAGCGACGATGGACTTCGCATTCCCGCCTCATGGTTGAGGGGACGTCCCATCGGCACGGGGCTGGGGGAGGGCATTTTCAGCGGCTTCGCCTTTGACCGAGATGAGTTGGACAGCGCCGCGGTGTCACAGTGGACCCGATTCAGCGTCGAAGCGGACTTTACGGAGGGGGTGACCACCTACATCGAATTTGATCACGTTGGCGTATGGGGCACGACCTTTCGATCCAACTACGTCACGGGGGTCGACGCCGCCGGGGCGGACCCGGTGAAGCTCTACCAGGCCTATATCCAGACCAATGAAATGTTTGATCGTCCTCTTTCCCTGCGTCTGGGGCGCCAGGAACTTCGTCTGGGCAGCGAATGGCTCTCCGGCGGTAATGACGACGGCCCCGCGCCCTCGTGGGGCCTCTCTTTCGACGGCGCCCGGGCGACTTACGGTCTCGACGATATCACCATCGACGCCTGGGCCATGAAGCTTGCCGAAGACACCACGGGAGAGCAGGACGGCGACACAAACTTTTATGGCGTTTATGGGAGTTACACGGGGATCGAAAACCTCACCCTGGACGCCTACTGGATGTACATCCATGACGGCGGCTCATTGAATGACACCACCGGCTCCATTTTGACCGAAGGGATTGAAGACTTCTTCGGCGTGGATGCCTACGAGCCAACTCGCCTTCATACCGTGGGGCTTCGCACGAGTGCGGTCTTCGGTCGCTGGGATCTGGAAGCGGAACTCGCCTATCAGTTTGGCGACGCCAGCCAGGCCGGGTCATTGTTTCGTCCCGTGTTCTACGGCGACGACAGCGCCGACTACGATAATCTCGGGCTGAACCTCCAATTGGGCTATGCGCTGGATATCGCATGGGATCCGCGCGTCTACGTGGCCTTCGCCTGGCTCGAAGGGGAAGACAACCGCGACATCACCGCCTTCGATCGCGCGGCCTCGTTCCTCAATCCCTTTTATACCCGGGATGCCAGCGTCAGCTTCAACCGACTCTTCAGCAACTGGTCCTACAGCGGCGTGCTCGACGGCACGGACCTGACCAACGCCTACATTTTCCACACCGGCCTCAACCTGTTGCCCACCGAAAAGATCGAAGTGGCCTTCGATCTGGGTTACTACCTGGCCGATGAAACCTTTGACCAGCCGCGCCTCTTTCTTTTCCCCTTCTGGACGCGCGAGAGCGACGATGAGCTCGGCTTCGAGTTCGATATCTCCATGACCTACAACTACAGCGAAGATCTCTATTCCTCTATCGGTTGGGACCACCTCTTTGTGGGCGAAGGCCTCGAAGACGGCAATTTTATCGGCGGAAACGGACTCGATTTCGTCGGTGGCAGTGATGGCGACGACGTGGACTATCTTTACTTCGAGACCGGTATATTCTTCTAG